A region of the Candidatus Eisenbacteria bacterium genome:
GCTCTCCGGAAAGGTCCGGAACCTCACGAACTTCGGCGCGTTCGTCGAGCTCGAGGAGGGGATCGACGGGCTCGTTCACATCTCCGACATGTCGTGGACGAAGAGGATCAAGCACGCGAACGAGATCGTGAAGAAGGGGGACCTGGTCGAGGTGATGGTCCTCAACATCGACAAGGAGAACCGGCGCATCTCGCTCGGCCTGAAGCAAGTCCAAGAGGATCCGTGGGACCACATGGAGATCCGGCATCCCGAGGGATCGACGGTGGAAGCTTCGGTCGTCAAGGTGTTGGACAAAGGGGTCGTGGTCGATCTCGGCGGCGACGTGGAGGGGTTCGTTCCCCTCTCGCAGATTCCGGACGAGATCCTTCGTGATTCGAAGGAGGGCCTCGCGCCGGGGAGGAATCTCGACCTTCGCGTCGTGCGGGTCGATCCGCAGAACCGGAGGATCGTGCTGTCGGTGAAGGCGTTCCTCCAGCAGGAGGAGCGGGACGAGGTGGATGGCTATGCGCGCCGCCATTCGGGAAGCGCGAAGACGACGATCGCGGATCTCGTCGACTTCTCGAGAGGCGCGGACGACGACGAGGAGGAGGACCGATAGGCCTTGACAGGGGCCGCCCCGGGCCTATAATCGACTCACTCATGGGACGTATCTTTCGGGAAATCGGGCGATTAGCTCAGTTGGTTAGAGTGCTTGCTTGACATGCAAGAGGTCACTGGTTCAAGTCCAGTATCGCCCACCATTGCGATCCGGTCCGAGGGAGGGAAGGACCCCGCGCGCGGCGGGGCCCCGGACACGGGTCTCTTTTTGTCTTGAAGCGCGGCCGGCCGGGAGGCGGCGCGCGCGGGGGGATCGGCGCGTGTCCGGAAAGGATCTGAGCCCCGAGGCGTACGAGGTCTACCGGCACTCGGCGTCCCACCTGATGGCCTCGGCGATCGAGAGGCTCTATCCGGGGGTTCGTTTCGCGATCGGTCCGCCGACGCAGGAGGGGGAGAAGTTCGGCGGGGTCGGCTTCTACTACGATCTCGATATGGAGCACGCGCTCACCCCGGAGGATCTGCCGCGGGTCGAGGAGGAGATGCGGAAGCTCGCGGCGGCGGATCTCCCCTTCGTGCGGGAGGAGGTCGCGCGGGGCGAGGCGATCGCGCTCTTCGGGAAGAGGGGGCAGAACTACAAGGTGGAGATGCTCCGGGAGATCCCGGACGGGGAGCCGATCACGCTCTATCGCCACGGGGATTTCGTCGATCTCTGCCGCGGCCCGCACCTCGCGCGCACCGGGGAGATCCGGTCGTTCCGGCTTCTCTCCGTCGCCGGGGCGTATTGGCGCGGGGACGAGACGAAGCGGATGCTCCAGCGGGTTTACGGGGTCGCCTTCCCCGACGAGGAGTCGCTGGAGGCATACCTCCGCAATCTCGAGGAAGCGGAGAAAAGGGACCACCGGAAGCTCGGGAAGGAGCTTGATCTCTTCTCGATCGACGAGCGTTTCGGGCCCGGGCTCATCTTCTGGCATCCGAAGGGGGCGCGCGTCCGGAACGAGATCGAACGCTTCTGGTATGAAGAACATTTTCGGAATGGGTACGACGTCCTCTACACCCCCCACCTCGCCAAGGAAAGGCTCTGGGAGGTGTCGGGGCACATGAGCTTCTACCGGGAGCGAATGTACTCGCCGATGGATATCGACGGGACGAACTACATCGTGAAGCCGATGAACTGCCCGTTCCACATCCACGTGTACCAGAGCCGGCTTCGGAGCTATCGGGATCTTCCGCTCCGCTGGGCGGAGCTCGGGACCGTGTATCGCTACGAGCAGTCGGGGGAGCTCCACGGTCTGAAGCGCGTGCGCGGGTTCACGCAGGACGACGCGCACGTCTTCTGCACGCCGGAGACGCTCGCGGACGAGATCGCCAGGGTTCTCGCCTTCACGCTCCACATGCTCCGGACCTTCGGCTTCCACGCGTTCGACGTCTACCTCTCGACGCGGCCGGAGAAGTCGGTGGGGAGCGAGGCGGATTGGGAGGCGGCGACCGCGGCCCTTCTGGCGGCGCTCGAGGAATCGGCGCTCCCCTTTACGGTCGACCCGGGGGAGGGGGTCTTCTACGGGCCCAAGATCGACGTCAAGATCCGCGACAGCCTCGGGCGGTCGTGGCAATGCTCGACGATCCAGGTCGACTTCAACCTCCCGGAGCGGTTCGATCTTTCGTATCGCGGAGCGGACGGGGCCGAGCACCGTCCGATCATGATCCATCGGGCGCTTCTGGGGAGCTTCGAGAGGTTCTTCGGATGTCTCGTCGAGCACTTTGCCGGGGCGTTCCCCGTGTGGCTCGCGCCCGAGCAGGCGCGTCTCCTTCCGGTCTCCGAGAAGGAGAACGACTACGCGGCCCGGGTGGGGGAGAAGCTTCGCGCGGCCGGCGTTCGCGCGGTCCTCGACGACGCGAACGAGACGCTCGGAAACAAGATCCGGAAAGGACGCGAGGAGAGGATCCCGTATCTTCTGATCCTCGGGGGGCGGGAGGCGGCGGCGGGGACCGTCTCCGTCCGGAAACGCGGGGAGGGGGAGACGGGCGTCCTCACGGTGGACGAGTTCCTGGAGAGGATTCGGGGCGAGATCGAGCGGCGGGAGACGGGGCTCGCCCCGAGGGAGGAGAAGCGATCAAACCGATAGAAGTCCGGGTGAACCGGAGGATCCGCGTTCCGATGGTGCGTCTGGTCGGGGACGACGGCGAGCAGATCGGGATCGTCCCGACCGAACAGGCGCTCGCGATGGCCGAGGAGAAGGGGTTGGATCTCGTGGAGGTCGCCTCGAGCGCTCGGCCGCCGGTCTGCCGGATCATGGACTACGGAAAGTTCAAATATCAACAAGCAAAGCGGGCCCAAAAGGCGAAGCGGAAGCAGCACGTCACGCACCTGAAGGAAGTCAAGCTCCGCCCGAAGATCGAGGAGCACGATTACCAGTTCAAGCTTCGGAACGCGATTCGGTTCCTCGAGGAGCGGGACAAGGTGAAGCTGACGATCCTCTTCCGCGGGCGGGAAATGGCCCACCTCGACATCGGGCGCCGGATCCTCGAGCGCTTCGTTCGGGACGTGGGGGAGGCCGGCGCGGTGGAGGTCCCCGCCCGGATGGAAGGACGGACGATGACGCTCGTCCTCTCGCCGAAGGGACGCCCGAAGACGCCCGAGCGGAAGACGGAGAAGGCCCCCGCCCTCGAGGAGAGCGGGGCCGGCGAGAGAAACGAATAGACGAATAATGAATGGGTCAAGGAATCTTCCGGACGGAAGGTTCCAGGGGAGGAGAGAGAGTCATGCCGCGAGCGAAGAGCGGCCCGCCCGGGGCCCGTCGCCACAAGAAGCTTCTCGAGAAGGCGAAGGGGTACCGGGGGGCGCGCAAGAACACGTATCGGAGCGCGCTTCGCGCGGTGATCAAGGGCCTTCAGCACGCCTACCGGGGGCGCAAGCAGAAGAAGCGCGACTACCGCGGGCTCTGGATCGTTCGGATCGGAGCGGCGGCGCGCGCGCACGGCCTTTCCTACAGCGCGTTCATGCACGGCCTCAAGGTGGCGAACGTCGACCTGAACCGGAAGGTCCTCGCCGACCTGGCCGTCCACCAGCCGGACGCGTTCAAGGAGCTCGTCGAGACGGCGAGAGGGGCCGAGGCGAAGCGGTAGGTTCTTCCGGGCGGGGCTCCGGCGTCCCTCGTTTTTTCTGCTGGACGCCCGGAGCGGATGTGCTATGTTTTGAATCGATAAGGAGCGATTCCTCATGGAGGACTTGAACTTGCGGCGCCTCGACGAGCAGATCGCCCTCGTTCAGGAGCGGTTCCTCCAAGAGAGGAACGAGCGGGCCCGCTGGGAGGCGGAGCGCCGCCGGTTCGAGGAGAGGCTCCGCGCCCTCGAGGCGGAGATGGCGGCCCTTCGCGAGGCGGAGAAGCGCCTTCTCCTTCTCGAGTCGGAGAACGAACGGTACCGGAAGAGCCAGGAAGCGGCGCGCCAGCAGGTGGGCCGCGTGCTCGAGAGGATTCGTTCGATCGAGCGGTAGGCGATTCCGTATTTATATAGAAGGACTTGCGGTCGATCGCCCGCGGCGCGGGCAAGGGCTTCGAGAGTTCTGGAAAGACAAACCGGACGTCGGTACTCGATCGTTCGTTTGCGGGGAGAGAGTGGAACCCGAGAAGAAGAGCGCGAAGGTCACGATCTTCGGGAGCGACTACAGCATCAAGGCAACCGAAGATCCTGCGTACATCGAGCGGATCGCTCGGTACGTCGACGGGAAGATGCGCGAACTCCAGGGGCGCGGCACGGTCTCGTCCTCCACCAAGATCGCCATCCTCGCGGCGATGAACATCGCCGACGAGCTGCACCGGGCCAAAGAAGCCCGGGACTCGTGGCAGCGCATGGTGGATGAGCGCGCGGCCGAGTTGGCCGGTATTCTGGAGGGACGAACGAACGATTGATCCGAGGCCCCGGGTCGCCGGGGCCTGTGTCCGAGACGGTCCGAGGAGAAGCCCCGCCCGCGAGGCGGCGCCCCGGCGAATCGGGGGGCCGGCGCCGGCGGGGCTTTCGGTTGTTTCCCGGGCGGGCGCCGCGGAGGGCGGCGCCTCCGCCCCGCGTTCACATAGATGGGATCTTCCCTGGGAGGGAGCGGAACATGAATCCCGTGTCGATCGTTCTCGGCGTGGTTTTCGGAGCGATCCTCTTCGCGGTTGCCTGGCTGGTGCAGTGGCGCCTCGGGACGAGGCAAGTCGGATCGGCCCGCAACATCGCCTCGCGCATTCTCGAGGAGTCGAAGAAGGAAGCGGAGACCCGCAAGAAAGAGGCGATCCTCGAAGCGAAAGAGGAATGGTATCGGGCCAAGGAACGGTTCGAGCAAGAGACGGCCTCGCGGCGGAAGGAGATGGAGAAGCTTGAGAAGCGCTTCACCGAACGAGAGGCGAGCCTGAACCGCCGCGTCGAGCTTTTGGAGAAGAAGGAGTCGGAGTCGAAGCGCCGCGAGAAGGAGCTCGCGAAGCGCGAGGAGGATGTGCAGAAGGCGGAGGAGGAGGTGAAGGTCCTCGTCGAGAAGGAGAACCGCCAGCTCGAGCGGATCGCGGGTCTCTCCACGGCCGAGGCGAAGACGCTCCTCTTGCAGAACCTCGAGGAAGAAGCGCGGCACGAGGCGGCCGGCACGCTCCGGCAGATCCGCGAGGAGGCGAAGCGCTCCGCCGAGAAGGAAGCGAAGAAGATCGTCACGCAGGCGATCCAGAGGTGCGCGGCGGATCATTCCGTCGAGAACACCGTCTCGGTGGTGACGCTCCCGAACGACGAGATGAAGGGGCGGATTATCGGACGGGAGGGGCGGAACATCCGCTCGTTCGAGACGGCGACCGGGGTCGACGTGATCATCGACGACACGCCCGGGGCGGTCGTTCTCTCCGGGTTCGATCCGATTCGGCGCGAGGTCGCGCGGATCAGCCTCGAGCGCCTCATCTCGGACGGGCGCATCCATCCGGGACGGATCGAGGAGCTCGTCGCGAAGGTGCAGAAGGAGCTCGAGGAGCGGATCGTCGAGATCGGCGAGCAGACGGTCCTCGAGATGGGGATCGTCGGGCTCCACGAGGACCTCGTGAAGCTTCTCGGCCGGCTGCATTTCCGCACGTCGTACGGGCAGAACGTGCTCTCGCACGCGAAGGAGGTCGGGTGGCTCTCGGGTCTCATGGCCTCGGAGCTCCGGCTCGATCCGCAGATCGCGAAGCGGTCGGGACTTCTTCACGACATCGGCAAGGCGCTCACGCACGAGACCGAGGGGATCCACTCGCTGATCGGCGGGGATGTCGCGGAACGCTGCGGGGAGCCGCCGCAGGTGGTGAACGCGATCCGCGCGCATCACGATGACATCGAGGCGACCTCGCTCTACGCGCCGCTCGTGCAGGCGGCCGACGCGATCTCGGGCGCGCGGCCGGGGGCGCGCGGCGAAACGCTCGAGACCTACGTGCGGCGCCTCGAGAAGCTCGAGGGGCTCGCCACGTCGTTCAAAGGGGTCGATAAGTGCTTCGCGATCCAGGCGGGGCGCGAGATCCGCATCATGGTGGAAAGCGACAAGGTCTCGGACGAGGAGGCGGCGAACCTTTCGGCGAGCATCGCGCGGAAGGTCGAGAAGGAGCTCGAGTATCCCGGACAGATCAAGGTCGTCGTGATTCGCGAGACCCGCACCGTGGAGTACGCGCGCTAGCGCGCTCGTCGACGGAACGCGCCGCGCGCTGCGCGGGAGAGGGGGAAGAGGGTGCGGATTCTCTTCATCGGCGATGTGTTCGGCGCGGCGGGGCGCCGGGCGGTCGCCGAGCGCCTGCCGGAGATTCGAAGGCGCCTCGCTCCCGACTTCTCTGTGGCGAACGCGGAGAACCTCGCGGCCGGGTTCGGGCTCACGGCGGCTCTCGCGGAGGAGCTCTTCGAGGCGGGGATCGACGTCCTCACCGGCGGCAACCACACCTGGGACCGGCGCGAGGCGCTCCCTTTTCTCGAGGAGAACGGGCGGATCCTCCGTCCGGCGAACTATCCGCCGGGCGCGCCGGGACGGGGGGCGGGGGTCTTCGTCTCGCGGGGGGGAGCGAAGGTCGCCGTGCTCAACCTGATCGGCCGGGTCTTTCTCGACGCGTACGACTGTCCCTTCCGGACGGCGGACGAGGCGATCCCGGTCCTTCGCGAGGAGACGCCGATCCTCCTCGTCGACTTCCACGCCGAGGCGACCTCGGAGAAGATCGCGATGGGTCGCTACCTCGAGGGGCGCGTGAGCGCGGTGATCGGGACGCACACGCACGTGCAGACCGCGGACGAGACGATCCTCCCGGGAGGAACCGCCTACCTCACCGACGCGGGGATGACCGGCCCGCACGACTCGGTGATCGGCGTGAAGACCGATTTAATCTTCAAACGTTTTCTCTTGAAGATGCCCGTGCGCTTCGAGCCGGCGGAAGGGGACCCGCGTTTCTCCGGCGCGGTCGTCGACGTCGATCCGGCGAGCGGGCGGGCCCTTCGCATCGCAAGGATTCACGAGAAGGCGGCGGATCTCTTCTGAGCGCCGGGCCGGCTGCGTCCGGCCGCCGCGAGGAGGCGTCGTGGACGGGAAGCGGATCGACGGGAAGGCGATCGCGATGAGGATCGAGGAGGAGGTGGCGGCGGAGGTCGCGCGTCTCCGCACCGCGGGGACGGAGCCCCGGCTCGTCTCCCTCGCGCGCGACGAGGAAGACGCCTCGTTCGCGTCGTATCTCCGGGCGCGCGAGGCGGCGTGCCGGAGGGTCGCCATCCGCTCCGATGTCGAGACGGTCCCCTTCGCGAGCGGAGAGAAAGGGTTCCTCGACGCGCTCGAGAGGCTCGGCGAGGACCCCTCCGTCCACGCGATCCTCCTCAAGCTCCCCTTGCCGGCCGGCTTCTCCGAGGAGAGGATCTTCTCGCGGATCGCGCCGGAGAAAGACGTCGAGGGGCATCACCCGCTGAACGCCGGACTTCTCGCGCTCGGTCGCCCGCGCTTCGCTCCGTGCACCGCGCTTGCCGTCCTCGAGATCCTCGCGGCCGAAGGGATCGCGCTCGCGGGGAAGCACGCGGTGGTCCTCGGGAGAAGCCGGGTCGTCGGCGCGCCGCTCGCCTCGCTCCTTCTTCAGAAGGGGACCGACGCCACGGTCACGGTCTGCCACTCGCGCACGGGGGACCTCGCCCGCTTCGCGCGGCAGGCGGATCTTCTCGTCGCCGCGGTCGGGAGGCCGGAGTTCGTCCCCGGCGATTGGGTGCGGCCGGGCGCGGTCGTGATCGACGTCGGGACCCACTCCGTTCCGGATCCCTCCTCGGCGAAGGGGTGGCGCCTCGCGGGGGATGTCCGGTTCGACGAAGCGGAGGCGGCCTCGTCGCGGATCACGCCGGTGCCGGGGGGCGTGGGGCCGGTCACGACCGCGGTCCTCCTTCGGGCGACCGCGCGGGCGGCGGGGGGCGCCCGATGAGGACGCCTCTCCCGCGGCCTCTTCCGTTCCAGGACGAGAGGGTGTGGAGCGTCTCCGAGATCACCTCCGCCGTCAAATCGACCCTCGAGGCGGAGTTCGCCTCGCTCTGGGTGGAGGGGGAGATCTCGAACTTCACGCATCATTCATCCGGACATATGTATTTCTCGTTGAAAGACGAGAAGGCGCAGCTCCGCGCGGTCTTCTTCCGGGGAGAAAACCGGCTTCTCCGTTTTCGGCCGCAGGACGGGATGAAGGTCCGGGCGCGCGGGGCGCTCACCGTGTACGAGAAGAGCGGGCAGTACCAGCTTCTCGTGCGAAGCCTCGTCCCGATCGGGGTCGGGGAGCTCGAGCTTGCGTTTCGGCAGCTCGTCGAGCGGCTCGAGAAGGAGGGACTCTTCGATCCGGCCGGGAAGAAGCCGCTTCCGCGCTTCCCCGGGCGGGTCGCGGTCCTCACCTCGCCAACCGGCGCGGCGATCCACGACATCCTTCGCGTCCTTCGCGGGCGCTTCCCGATCGAGGTGCTTCTCGTCCCGGTGCGGGTGCAAGGAGAAGGGGCGGCGGAAGAGATCGCGGAGGCGATCGACCGGATGAACGCGCGCGGAGGGGTCGATCTCCTTCTCGTCGGGCGCGGCGGGGGATCGCTCGAGGATCTCTGGGCCTTCAACGAGGAAGTTCTCGCGCGCGCGATCGCCCGCTCGCGCCTCCCGGTCCTCTCGGCGGTGGGGCACGAGGTGGACGTCACGATCGCGGATCTCGCGGCGGACGTGCGCGCGCCGACCCCCTCGGCGGCGGCGGAGATGCTCGTCCCGGGGCGGGAGGAGATCGCGGAGCTCCTTCGCGCGAGGAGGGAGCGCCTCGCGGCTCGCGCGCGGGAGACGGTCCGCTTCTGGAGGGAACGGATCCGGCGCTTCCGGGAGAGCCGCGCGCTCGCCCGTCCCGAATCGCTCGTCCGGGAGAGCGCCCAGCGTCTCGACGATCTCTCGCGCCGCATGGAGAGCGCCTCGGCGGCGCGGCTCGGGCGGGCGCGCGACCGCTTCGAGGGGATGCGAAGGGCGCTTCGCGCGCTCGATCCCTACGCGATCCTCGAGCGGGGCTACTGCATCTGCCGCCAGGGCCGAGGCGGGGCTCCGGTCGTCGATGCGCGCGCGATCGCGCCGGGCGCGCTTCTCGATCTTCACTTTCGTAGGGGGAGAGCGGAGGCGCGCGCCGAGCGGGTCGATCCGGAGTCGGAAGGAGATTGAACCATGAAGAAAGCGCCGGAGCCGGTCGATTGGGAGAAGAGCGTCCAGCGGCTCGAGGAGATCGTGCGCGCCCTCGAGGGGGGAGCGGCCGGGCTCGACGAGTCGCTCGGGCTCTTCGAGGAGGGGACGGCGCTCGTCCGGGCGCTCGAGAAGCGTCTCGCGGAGGCGGAGCTTCGCGTGAAAACGCTCGTCGAGCGGGAGGGCGAGGCGCGCGAGGAGCCGTTCGAGGAGGAGGCAGGGTGAGCGAATCGCCGGCGGAGCGGCTCCGGCCGTACCGGGAGCGCGTGGAACGCGCGCTTCGCGAGCATCTCTCCCCCGAAGGAGAGGAGGGGCCCGATGCGATCCGCCGGGCGATGGCCTACTCGCTCTTCGCCGGCGGAAAGCGTCTCCGTCCGATCCTCGCGATCCTCGCGCACGAGGCGGCGGGAGGGAGCGCCTCCGGGATCGAGGCGATCGCCGCGGGGATCGAGATGATCCACACCTACTCGCTCATCCACGACGACCTCCCCTGCATGGACGACGACGATCTTCGGCGCGGCGTCCCGACCTCGCACGTCGTCCACGGCGAGGCGCTCGCGCTTCTCGCGGGGGACGCGCTCCTCACGCGCGGCCTTACCCTTCTCGCCGAGGCGGAGGGGGTTCCCGCGGAGCGGCGCCTCCGCATCGTCTCGCTCGTCGGGCGCGCGGCGGGGGAGAGCGGGATGATCGGAGGGCAGGTGCTCGATCTCGCCGCCGAGGAGCGGCCGGTCACGCGGATCGATGAGGTACGAACGATTCATGAACGAAAGACCGGCGCCCTTCTCGCCGCATCGGTCCTCGCCGGGGCGATCGCCGCCGGATGCCCCCTCGAGGAAGAGAAGGGGTTCGAGACGTACGGCCGGAGGCTCGGGCTCGCGTTCCAGGTGGCGGACGATCTTCTCGACGCGGTGGGGGACGCGGGAGCGATGGGGAAGCGGGCGGGAAAGGACGCCGCGCGGGGGAAGGCGACCTACCCGGGTCTCGTCGGCGTCGCGCGCGCGCGGGCGATCGCCGAGGAGCTCGCGCGCGAGGCGGCCGCGGCCCTCCCGCGCGACACGAAGGACGGTCTTCTCGCGGCGGTCGCCCGCTTCGCGGTTGACCGGGCCGGCTAGGGTTTGATAGGAGATCCACCATGAAGCTCGCCGTCGTGGTCAATCGAAGAAAACCGGGGGCGGATGAGCGGGCGGCGGCCGTCGAGCGTTGGGCGGAGCGCCGCGGCCAGGAGGCGTACACGATCGACGGGGCCGCGCCGGAGGCGATCGACCGGGCGCGCTTCGACCGCTCGGACTTCGTGATCTCCCTTGGCGGCGACGGGACCCTTCTCCGCGCCGCCCGCTTCGTCGGGGAGCGGGAGATCCCGATCCTCGGCGTGAACCTCGGATCGCTCGGCTTCCTCGCCGAGATCGGCGCGGACGGGATCGAGGAGGCGCTCGAGAGCCTGCGCGCCGGGCGCTTCCACCTCGAGGACCGGATGAACCTCGAGGGGACCGTGAACGACCGGGCGGGAGAGAGGAGCTTCCGCGTCCTGAACGACGCTGTGATCACGCGCGTCGGCGCGACGCGCATCGGGCACTTCGCGACCTACCTCGGGGACGGCCTGATCAGCGCGTACACCGCGGACGGGCTCATCCTCTCGACGCCGACCGGATCGACCGCGTACAACCTCTCGGCCGGCGGGCCGATCGTGAACCCGACCCTCCGCGTGATCGTGATGACGCCGATCTGTCCGCACGCCCTCGGGCTTCGCCCGCTCATCCTTCCGGAGACCGAGCATATCCGCGTCGAGTGCACCGAGCCGGACGAGGAGGTTCGCCTCGCGACGGACGGGCAGGAGTCGCATGTCTACCGGTCGGACGCGGTGATCCGCGTCCGGGCCGCGCGCCGGCCGACGCGCCTCGTTCGGGTCGGAGGAAAGGACTTTCACGAGGTGCTCCGCCACAAGCTTCACTGGGGGAAGCGGGAGTAAGAGGGAGGGGCGGGGCGGGGATGCTCCAGGAGCTTCACATCGAAAACTTCGCGCTCGTCGAACGCCTGCGGGTGGCGTTCGGGAGCGGCCTCAACGTGCTCACCGGAGAGACCGGCGCGGGGAAGACCATCCTCCTCGAGGCGATCGCGCTTCTCGCCGGCGGGCGGAGCGATCGTCCGGCGGTGCGGGAGGGGGCGGAGGAGGCGGTTCTCCAAGGGCGGTTCGATCTCTCGCGCGAGGGGTCCTTTCCGCATCGGGAGTGGGTCGACGAGGAGGGGATGCTCCTCCTCGAACGGCGGATCCCCCGTTCGGGGCGCGGAAGGGCGGAGGCGAACGGGCGTCTCGTTCCGCTCGAGACGCTCCGCCGGCTCGGCGCGGCGCTCGTCGCCTTCCACGGGCAGCAGGAGAGGGAACACCTTCTGGATCCGGCGCTTCAGCGCGCCTACCTCGACGCGTTCGCGGGGACGGAGGAAGAGAGGGCGCGCTTTCGCGAGGCGTACGCCGCGCTCGAGGGGGCGCGCGCGGCGCGGCGCGAGGCGGAGGAGCGGCTCCGCGCGGCGCGCGAAAGGGAGGAGTTCCTTAGGTGGCAGGCGCGCGAGATCGATGAGGCGAACCTCCGCGCGGGGGAAGCCGAGGAGCTCGCGGCGACGGTGCGCGCGCTCCAAGATGCGGAGCGTCTTCGCGAGATGATCCACCGCGTGCGGGAGGAGCTGCACGACGGGGAGGGGAGCGCGGTCGATCGGATCGGGGATGCGGCCGAACGGCTCGCGCGCGTTTCGGCGGCGCCCGAGGAAACCCACGCCGCCGCGGACGCGTGCCGGAGGGCGCTCATCGAGATCGAGGAAGCGCTCGCCGCCGTTCGCCGGATCGAGGGACGGATCGACGCGCCCCCGGGGGCGATCGACGAGGCGATCGCGCGGCTCGAGAGGATCCGCGCGCTCGAGAGGAAGCACAAGAAGAGCGCGGAGGAGATCCTCGCGCTCCGGAAGACGATCGCGGGGGAGATCGCGCTCCTCGACGGCGGCGGCGAGGCGCTTCGTTCGCTCGGCGAGGAGGAGGTGCGCCGCGGGGTGGAGGCGGCCGAGGCGGCGCGGGCTCTTTCGGAGAAGCGCGCGGCGAGCGCCCGCCGTCTCGGCGCGGCGATCGAGAAGGCGCTCCGTCCTCTCGCGCTCCCGGCCGCCCGGTTCGCCGCCGAGGTCGCGCGGGCTCTTTCGGAGAAGCGCGCGGCGAGCGCCCGCCGTCTCGGCGCGGCGATCGAGAAGGCGCTCCGTCCTCTCGCGCTCCCGGCCGCCCGGTTCGCCGCCGAGGTCGCGCGCCTCGAGGATCCGGAGGGGGAGCTCGCGATCGGGGGAAAGAGCTTCCGCGCGGGCGAGGAGGGGATCGACCGGGTCGAGTTCCTCTTCGCGGCGAACCGGGGGGAGCCGCTCCTCCCGCTCCGGCGGGTGGCGTCGGGCGGGGAGATCTCGCGCGTGATGCTCGCGGTGAAGCGCGTGCTCGTGGGCGTCGCTCCCGTTCCCACCGCGGTCTTCGACGAGGTCGACGCGGGGGTCGGCGGGGACGTCGGGGAAACGATCGGCGAGGCGCTCGCCGAGGTCGCCGCGAGGCGGCAGGTCCTTTGCGTCACGCACCTCCCCTCGATCGCGAGCCTCGCCGACCGGCACCTTCGGGTTGTGAAGCGCGTCCGCGGCGGCCGGACGCGGATCGAGGTCGCTCCGCTCGAGGGGGAGGAGCGGGTCGAGGAGCTCGTGCGGATGCTCGGAGGCGCGTCCCGGCGGGAGACGAGCGTTCCGCACGCGGAGGCGATCCTCCGTTCCGCGCGCCGCCCGCGGCGCGCAGGATAGCGAGCGGCCGCGCCGCGCGGGAAGCGCGCGGACGGGGCGTTTCCGGGAAAACGCTTGACAGTCGGCTTCGGCGGCTGGAAGATCGAACCCCCGCACGAACGGGGCAAGGCGAAAGCCCCGGATCCTCCCGCCGCGAGCGGTTCGCGGGCGCGCGGCGCGCGCGTTCCGCGAAGAAGGCCGCCGGCCGATCCGATTCCGGGAGCATCGATGACGATTCCTTCATGGGCGAAGTTTCGGGAGCTGGCCGGCCAAGGGACCCTCGTTCCCGTCTACCGGGAGATCCTCGCCGATCTCGAAACCCCGGTCTCCGCGTTCCTCAAGCTCATGGGCGAGGGGAGCGCGTTCCTCCTCGAGAGCGTCGAGGTCTCGGAGAGGTGGGCGCGCTACTCGATCCTCGGGTTCGATCCGGAGATCACGGTGACGGTCGCGGAGGGGACGGCGGTCGTCGCGCGCGCCGGGTCGGCTCCCCGGCGGTTCCCGGCGAAGGACCCGATCGAGCCGGTGGAGAAGGCGCTTCGCGGCGAGGTGG
Encoded here:
- the xseA gene encoding exodeoxyribonuclease VII large subunit is translated as MRTPLPRPLPFQDERVWSVSEITSAVKSTLEAEFASLWVEGEISNFTHHSSGHMYFSLKDEKAQLRAVFFRGENRLLRFRPQDGMKVRARGALTVYEKSGQYQLLVRSLVPIGVGELELAFRQLVERLEKEGLFDPAGKKPLPRFPGRVAVLTSPTGAAIHDILRVLRGRFPIEVLLVPVRVQGEGAAEEIAEAIDRMNARGGVDLLLVGRGGGSLEDLWAFNEEVLARAIARSRLPVLSAVGHEVDVTIADLAADVRAPTPSAAAEMLVPGREEIAELLRARRERLAARARETVRFWRERIRRFRESRALARPESLVRESAQRLDDLSRRMESASAARLGRARDRFEGMRRALRALDPYAILERGYCICRQGRGGAPVVDARAIAPGALLDLHFRRGRAEARAERVDPESEGD
- a CDS encoding exodeoxyribonuclease VII small subunit, with product MKKAPEPVDWEKSVQRLEEIVRALEGGAAGLDESLGLFEEGTALVRALEKRLAEAELRVKTLVEREGEAREEPFEEEAG
- a CDS encoding polyprenyl synthetase family protein gives rise to the protein MSESPAERLRPYRERVERALREHLSPEGEEGPDAIRRAMAYSLFAGGKRLRPILAILAHEAAGGSASGIEAIAAGIEMIHTYSLIHDDLPCMDDDDLRRGVPTSHVVHGEALALLAGDALLTRGLTLLAEAEGVPAERRLRIVSLVGRAAGESGMIGGQVLDLAAEERPVTRIDEVRTIHERKTGALLAASVLAGAIAAGCPLEEEKGFETYGRRLGLAFQVADDLLDAVGDAGAMGKRAGKDAARGKATYPGLVGVARARAIAEELAREAAAALPRDTKDGLLAAVARFAVDRAG
- a CDS encoding NAD(+)/NADH kinase, which produces MKLAVVVNRRKPGADERAAAVERWAERRGQEAYTIDGAAPEAIDRARFDRSDFVISLGGDGTLLRAARFVGEREIPILGVNLGSLGFLAEIGADGIEEALESLRAGRFHLEDRMNLEGTVNDRAGERSFRVLNDAVITRVGATRIGHFATYLGDGLISAYTADGLILSTPTGSTAYNLSAGGPIVNPTLRVIVMTPICPHALGLRPLILPETEHIRVECTEPDEEVRLATDGQESHVYRSDAVIRVRAARRPTRLVRVGGKDFHEVLRHKLHWGKRE
- a CDS encoding DNA repair protein RecN, with the translated sequence MLQELHIENFALVERLRVAFGSGLNVLTGETGAGKTILLEAIALLAGGRSDRPAVREGAEEAVLQGRFDLSREGSFPHREWVDEEGMLLLERRIPRSGRGRAEANGRLVPLETLRRLGAALVAFHGQQEREHLLDPALQRAYLDAFAGTEEERARFREAYAALEGARAARREAEERLRAAREREEFLRWQAREIDEANLRAGEAEELAATVRALQDAERLREMIHRVREELHDGEGSAVDRIGDAAERLARVSAAPEETHAAADACRRALIEIEEALAAVRRIEGRIDAPPGAIDEAIARLERIRALERKHKKSAEEILALRKTIAGEIALLDGGGEALRSLGEEEVRRGVEAAEAARALSEKRAASARRLGAAIEKALRPLALPAARFAAEVARALSEKRAASARRLGAAIEKALRPLALPAARFAAEVARLEDPEGELAIGGKSFRAGEEGIDRVEFLFAANRGEPLLPLRRVASGGEISRVMLAVKRVLVGVAPVPTAVFDEVDAGVGGDVGETIGEALAEVAARRQVLCVTHLPSIASLADRHLRVVKRVRGGRTRIEVAPLEGEERVEELVRMLGGASRRETSVPHAEAILRSARRPRRAG